Proteins encoded within one genomic window of bacterium:
- a CDS encoding lysylphosphatidylglycerol synthase transmembrane domain-containing protein, producing MRKLTNIIKIIVSIGLLILILTRLEWNKLIYEVRSTNYLFLIPATLIYFIAILLSAYRWIAFLKLRGIYLSLPQALKYYLISIFAGNFLPSGGLDIIRAIYAGRGGRVSVALAVTFIDRLAGFYAILFYLILAAITLSMKAKVLLKLTIIGILLLLTLNLLLFTKQFYTWVNKIKRTRMTIPIIKFLNSIYEFRSEWPIIIKMLPVSILIQLFFSLVPIVMSPGLKVKIPFLESILLLPIINFVIMIPITISGLGLREGAFIILYGDLIGREKSLLLSLFYYLTTIILSLIGWVLFLLDKPEKDIKQSF from the coding sequence TTGGCCTACTAATTTTGATACTAACTCGCCTCGAGTGGAATAAACTCATTTATGAAGTAAGGTCGACCAACTACCTTTTCCTTATACCTGCAACACTTATTTACTTTATCGCGATCCTTCTTTCAGCTTATCGGTGGATAGCTTTTCTCAAGCTTAGAGGAATATATCTTAGTTTACCACAAGCCTTAAAGTATTACCTTATTTCCATATTTGCTGGCAATTTCCTCCCGTCTGGAGGGCTTGACATCATAAGGGCAATATACGCTGGAAGAGGTGGTAGGGTATCCGTGGCTCTTGCAGTAACCTTTATAGATAGACTAGCTGGATTTTACGCAATACTCTTCTACCTCATCCTGGCTGCCATCACACTATCCATGAAAGCCAAAGTCCTTTTGAAATTAACGATAATAGGTATTCTACTGCTTTTAACCCTCAACCTCCTTCTATTTACAAAGCAGTTCTACACATGGGTAAACAAAATTAAAAGAACGCGAATGACAATTCCTATCATAAAATTTCTAAACTCAATTTACGAGTTTCGCAGTGAATGGCCCATTATTATAAAAATGCTCCCCGTATCCATTCTAATACAGCTATTTTTCTCATTAGTTCCCATAGTAATGAGCCCGGGGCTAAAGGTAAAGATACCTTTCTTGGAAAGTATCCTCCTTCTACCGATCATCAATTTTGTTATCATGATTCCAATCACGATTTCAGGCCTTGGTCTGCGAGAAGGAGCTTTTATAATCCTCTACGGCGACCTTATAGGAAGAGAAAAGTCACTGCTGCTTTCACTCTTCTATTACCTTACCACAATAATTCTAAGTTTAATAGGTTGGGTTCTATTTCTCCTTGACAAACCTGAAAAAGATATTAAACAGAGCTTCTAA
- a CDS encoding M20 family metallopeptidase, protein MKDKLVKLLESLIRVKSVSDNIPELTRIIDLVEEELKGFEGLFSRRYLVNNKPSIFYSFYNTYHPEILFVGHLDVVSGRDEDFIPRREGNLLYGRGSIDMKGSCAVMIELIKALSQEEVKPNVGFLFTTDEEVGSENGVKYLVEREGIGGEFVIIPDGGEDFQLVIEGKGVFHVKIVARGLATHGSRVFAGENALDKLVQIYNEIKSHFHPEPCGDPEHWHNTINLGKMVGGDSANRVPDYGEMYLDIRFVYPFTVKKMEELVKGIVSKYKGVEYELISTGETVFTPQDNPYLIKYKRIAEEVLNRKLSFSKEHGATDGRFFSERGMPVLITAPKGGNIHGNDEWVDLNSLEALFNIFFRFVKEK, encoded by the coding sequence ATGAAGGATAAATTAGTAAAGCTTTTAGAGAGTTTGATCAGAGTTAAAAGTGTGAGCGATAATATTCCTGAATTGACGAGGATTATTGACCTTGTTGAGGAGGAATTGAAGGGTTTTGAAGGCCTTTTCTCTCGCAGGTACTTGGTGAACAATAAACCATCTATTTTTTACTCTTTCTACAACACCTATCACCCCGAAATCCTCTTTGTTGGCCATCTTGATGTGGTGAGTGGAAGGGATGAGGACTTCATACCCCGGAGAGAAGGTAACCTTTTATACGGTAGGGGTTCCATAGATATGAAGGGTTCCTGTGCGGTTATGATTGAACTAATAAAGGCATTATCTCAAGAAGAGGTAAAACCCAACGTAGGTTTTCTGTTTACTACGGATGAAGAGGTTGGTAGTGAAAATGGGGTTAAATACCTTGTTGAAAGAGAAGGTATTGGAGGAGAGTTTGTCATAATTCCTGACGGGGGAGAGGATTTCCAACTGGTGATTGAAGGAAAAGGGGTTTTCCACGTAAAGATCGTTGCCCGAGGTCTTGCTACCCATGGCTCAAGGGTTTTCGCCGGTGAAAATGCTCTTGATAAGTTGGTTCAAATTTATAATGAAATAAAGTCGCATTTTCACCCTGAACCTTGTGGCGATCCCGAGCACTGGCATAACACTATAAACTTGGGTAAAATGGTTGGCGGTGATTCTGCTAATAGAGTTCCCGACTACGGTGAAATGTATCTTGACATCCGTTTCGTTTATCCGTTTACTGTTAAAAAAATGGAAGAGCTTGTAAAGGGTATTGTATCAAAATATAAAGGGGTAGAATACGAGCTGATTTCAACGGGTGAAACGGTTTTTACTCCACAGGATAATCCGTATTTAATAAAATATAAGAGAATTGCCGAAGAAGTACTCAACAGAAAGCTTTCCTTCTCCAAAGAGCATGGTGCCACAGACGGTCGGTTCTTCTCCGAGAGAGGAATGCCTGTTTTAATTACCGCGCCGAAAGGTGGTAATATTCACGGTAATGATGAGTGGGTAGACTTGAATTCCTTAGAAGCTCTGTTTAATATCTTTTTCAGGTTTGTCAAGGAGAAATAG
- a CDS encoding M14 family metallopeptidase, with protein sequence MGFRKILMFIFVLFSTLRSERLSIVRVHVKNYKELEEKVLRYFPKSEVPEITGVGPKKWYDLLVDEKGLQRIKSLDIKYEIRIPDLEKEKKKVKDSYHSYEQITTLLRNYSLSHPSICKIESIGPTYEGRWIYGVKISDNVSEDEEEPEQLFSGCHHAREWASVEAPLFIIDTLLSGYGQDQTITNIVNSREIWVFPVINVDGYVYDYGGGGISWRKNREPYRDSIGTDPNRNYNGICDSNAVDGWGVINSSSTSHNPSKETFCGKHQHSAKEIWAYSEFIKSRNFVTILDYHSYSELVLAPWGHKNDATPHDDWYNSIGITMASLIGKLNGGTYTYEKSVELYPTSGSSTDWEYGWYTYVKGTPCLAFTVEIGTDFYQDTADLSYIKRENFRGALYLLQKGDSIYQFMKTIPPAPVITSPPSDTVSDSIQLAWTVPNGYFNQPASYEIQILKGQNKIIENFEANLDLWVIENFSQSTQRYHSASKSLVSPQTNYAICQARTKYPYYVEPGDSFTLWTYYDIETDYDVPLLRYPKIYVNGYH encoded by the coding sequence ATGGGGTTTCGCAAAATCCTTATGTTTATATTTGTTTTGTTTTCCACGTTACGTAGTGAAAGACTTTCAATAGTCCGAGTCCACGTTAAAAATTATAAAGAACTGGAAGAAAAGGTTCTAAGATATTTTCCAAAAAGTGAAGTTCCAGAAATAACGGGAGTTGGGCCCAAAAAGTGGTATGATCTTCTGGTTGACGAAAAAGGACTCCAAAGGATAAAATCGCTGGACATAAAGTACGAAATAAGAATACCTGATCTGGAAAAAGAAAAGAAAAAGGTAAAAGATAGCTACCATTCTTACGAGCAAATCACAACTTTACTCAGGAACTATTCCCTAAGTCACCCATCAATTTGTAAAATCGAGAGCATAGGGCCCACTTATGAAGGAAGATGGATTTACGGGGTTAAAATTTCAGACAATGTTTCAGAAGATGAAGAAGAACCAGAACAACTTTTTTCTGGTTGCCACCATGCAAGGGAGTGGGCAAGTGTTGAGGCTCCTCTATTCATAATAGATACACTGCTTTCCGGGTATGGTCAAGATCAGACCATAACAAACATTGTAAATAGTAGAGAAATATGGGTATTCCCTGTCATAAATGTGGATGGATATGTTTACGACTACGGCGGAGGAGGAATTTCCTGGAGAAAAAACAGAGAACCCTATAGGGACTCAATAGGAACAGACCCTAACAGGAACTATAATGGTATATGTGACAGCAACGCAGTAGATGGATGGGGGGTGATAAACTCAAGTTCTACTTCCCATAACCCTTCTAAGGAGACCTTTTGCGGAAAACACCAGCATTCTGCTAAGGAAATTTGGGCATACTCCGAATTCATTAAATCACGCAACTTTGTGACAATATTGGATTATCATTCCTATTCTGAGCTGGTCCTTGCTCCATGGGGTCATAAAAACGATGCCACACCCCACGATGACTGGTACAATTCTATAGGAATCACAATGGCAAGCCTCATAGGAAAATTAAATGGAGGAACTTACACTTATGAAAAATCGGTTGAATTATACCCCACTTCCGGAAGTTCTACAGACTGGGAATACGGCTGGTACACTTATGTAAAAGGAACACCTTGCTTAGCGTTCACCGTTGAAATAGGAACCGATTTTTACCAAGATACTGCAGATTTATCCTACATTAAAAGAGAAAACTTTAGAGGAGCACTTTACCTATTGCAAAAGGGGGATTCCATCTATCAATTCATGAAAACAATCCCTCCTGCACCTGTGATAACTTCCCCACCCTCTGATACTGTTTCCGATTCTATTCAATTGGCTTGGACCGTTCCAAACGGCTATTTTAACCAGCCAGCTTCTTATGAAATTCAGATTCTAAAAGGGCAAAATAAAATTATAGAAAATTTTGAAGCTAATTTAGACTTATGGGTCATAGAAAACTTTTCTCAATCTACGCAAAGATACCACTCGGCTTCAAAATCCCTTGTATCTCCTCAAACCAATTATGCTATCTGCCAGGCAAGGACAAAATATCCTTATTATGTTGAACCCGGAGACAGCTTTACTCTGTGGACCTACTATGACATTGAAACAGACTATGATGTGCCATTATTGAGATATCCGAAAATTTACGTGAATGGTTACCATTAG